The sequence TCTTCACTGACTGATTTTTTAGATAAAATGTGATCAGTTTGTTATATTAGAAAACATCAATGGCAAGTTCAATCAGGAAATAAAATGACGGTAAATTCCGTTTACGATGTATTAATTATTGGCGCGGGTCCTGTGGGTTTAGCAACCGCAGTGGGACTGTATCAACGGGGGATTCAGAATCTATTAATCATTGATCAAACTCGTGCTTTTCGTCAAGCTGGACAAACCGTTGATTTATTACCGAATGGCTTAAAAGCGCTAAGAAGTTTAAGTAATGAGGCGTATGAAAAGTGTAAATTTGTTGCTTACGCTGCTACTTCTAATTCCACTTGGAAACGTCGGAACTTACAAGGAGAAGTGAGTTCTTCTGTTTCTATCAATTTTGATGATTGGTTTCAAGCGTATGGGGAAGGAAGAATTTCTCTCCCGTGGTATGAGATTCAAACCCAATTACGCCAACTCTTACCCTCAGAAAAAATAAAAGTTAATACGCGCTGTGTCAATGTCAAAGAAGAAAATAATTTAGTCGCAATTGATTGTATTGTTAACCAGCCGAGTGAAAAGAATCCCTTTGCACATTGGAATGATTCCACTCAAACGATTCAAACCAGAGATGAATATGAATCAGTTGAGGGAACGATAAAAGCAAAACTGGTGCTTGCTGCGGATGGAATTAATTCTACGGTTCGGAAACTTTTATATGAAAATACAGCGTTAGAAAAATGGGCAAAACCGCAATATTCAGGGTATGGCGCGATTGGTTGTTTGAGTGTTGAAAATATTCCTGATGAAACAGTAGAAGGATTAGAAACTAATTATTTACAGCGCGATCGCGTTGTTACGGTTACCCCAGAAGAAAACAACAGTAATTCCAGAATTATTTTACTTCGTAAAGATACAAATACATTTGGATATCTCCTGCATTTTCCCGTCCAACTTGATGTGATGCTTAATTCTTCTCGGAATGAATTAATTAATCTAGCAGTAGAAACCTTAAAAGCTGCAGGTTATCCGCCAGCGTTTTCTCAACTGGTTCAACTCTCAAATCCTGAACAATTAATCACCCGCCCTTACTATATTCATCCTGCGAATATTCCCGTTAAAACTGATAAAATTTGGAGCCAAGGACGAGTGGCTTTAGTGGGAGATTCTGCTCATGGAATGCCTCCATTTAATGCCCAAGGAACGAACCAAGGATTTGAAGATGCTTTAGTGATTGTCAAACAACTGATCCGTTTATTTAAAAATAAAAACTTAGATGATCAAGCAGCAATTGATCGCGCCTTTCAAGAGTATGAAAAAGAGCGTCGTCCCTTTATGGAAAAAATGCAAACTGCAACGATGAATAGTCACCGTTGGACACAAGCTGACTGGACAGAATATGGACAACAAGTTTATTCTCGTCACTTGAGTTTAGAGTGAGAGTATGAACGAAGAACAAACAACAATGTAAAGACGTTCCATGGAACGTCTCTAAATAACAAATAACAAATAACAAATGAGTCAATGTTCTTAGCGCAAGAAAAAAGTCAGAAGTTAGCCGTCATTTTAGCCATGGTGAGTGCAGTTACCCCACTCTCAGGGCTGCATAAATTTTATTTAGGACAACTGTGGTGGGGGTTAGCTTATTTATTTCTATCCATTACCTTAACGCCACCAATAACGGAAATGGGGATTTTGTCTTATTTTGGAATTGCACAAGTTGCAAGTCTCCTAGAAGGAATTTGGTATTTTATGCAGCCAGAAGAAAGTTTTCAGCAACGGTTTAATTCTCATCCTATATCTCACCTAGCAAACCCAAGTCAAGCTAAATTTAACCCGAAATTAGTAGGAGAAACCGCCGAAGCCATTCAACGGTTGGATCAATTACGGGAAAACGGGTTACTCTCAGAGTATGAATTTGAACAACAGCGTCGTCAGTTGCTCGATCGAATTAAGAAATAAGATGGTGTCTTTGAATCCTCGGTTATTGTGGTTGCGAAATAAAATTAAAAATGATCCCTACTATCGCTTTCAATCTTTAGAAGAAATCGCGATCGCGCAACAATTAAAGATTAAAATTGAAGTGAATTCCGCCACCGTTGATGATTGGTTGCGTCTGCCTGGGTTTTCTATTCGTCAAGCCCAAACCCT comes from Halothece sp. PCC 7418 and encodes:
- a CDS encoding NAD(P)/FAD-dependent oxidoreductase; translated protein: MTVNSVYDVLIIGAGPVGLATAVGLYQRGIQNLLIIDQTRAFRQAGQTVDLLPNGLKALRSLSNEAYEKCKFVAYAATSNSTWKRRNLQGEVSSSVSINFDDWFQAYGEGRISLPWYEIQTQLRQLLPSEKIKVNTRCVNVKEENNLVAIDCIVNQPSEKNPFAHWNDSTQTIQTRDEYESVEGTIKAKLVLAADGINSTVRKLLYENTALEKWAKPQYSGYGAIGCLSVENIPDETVEGLETNYLQRDRVVTVTPEENNSNSRIILLRKDTNTFGYLLHFPVQLDVMLNSSRNELINLAVETLKAAGYPPAFSQLVQLSNPEQLITRPYYIHPANIPVKTDKIWSQGRVALVGDSAHGMPPFNAQGTNQGFEDALVIVKQLIRLFKNKNLDDQAAIDRAFQEYEKERRPFMEKMQTATMNSHRWTQADWTEYGQQVYSRHLSLE
- a CDS encoding SHOCT domain-containing protein, with product MFLAQEKSQKLAVILAMVSAVTPLSGLHKFYLGQLWWGLAYLFLSITLTPPITEMGILSYFGIAQVASLLEGIWYFMQPEESFQQRFNSHPISHLANPSQAKFNPKLVGETAEAIQRLDQLRENGLLSEYEFEQQRRQLLDRIKK